The Amycolatopsis sp. DG1A-15b genome window below encodes:
- the thiC gene encoding phosphomethylpyrimidine synthase ThiC, with amino-acid sequence MTTLENNAAVKVTTGPITGSHKAYQQTESGLRVPVRRIDLSNGEQFDVYDTSGPYTDPDVEIDVHSGLHRLRAGWADGREHNTQLGWAKQGVITREMEYIAARERVSPEFVRDEVARGRAVIPANRKHPETEPMIIGKNFLVKINANMGNSAVWSSVEEEVDKMVWATRWGADTIMDLSTGKRIHETREWIIRNSPVPVGTVPIYQALEKVDGEPEKLSWEVYRDTIIEQCEQGVDYVTVHAGVLLRYIPLTARRVTGIVSRGGSIMAAWCLAHHQESFLYTHFEELCEILRQYDVTFSLGDGLRPGSIADANDRAQFAELETLGELTHIARSHDVQVMIEGPGHVPMHKIKENVELEEKLCGEAPFYTLGPLATDIAPAYDHITSAIGAAQIGWYGTAMLCYVTPKEHLGLPNRDDVKTGVITYKIAAHAADLAKGHKYAQEWDDELSKARFEFRWNDQFNLSLDPDTARSFHDETLPAEPAKTAHFCSMCGPKFCSMRITQDVRKYAEEHGLSTVEAIEAGMASKSAEFTESGGQVYLPVVQP; translated from the coding sequence TTGACGACGCTAGAGAACAATGCTGCCGTAAAGGTGACCACCGGGCCGATCACCGGCTCGCACAAGGCTTACCAGCAGACGGAATCCGGGCTCCGCGTCCCCGTCCGGCGGATCGATCTCTCCAATGGCGAGCAGTTCGACGTTTACGACACGTCGGGCCCGTACACGGACCCGGACGTCGAGATCGACGTCCACAGTGGACTTCACCGGCTCCGGGCCGGCTGGGCCGACGGGCGCGAGCACAACACCCAGCTCGGCTGGGCCAAACAGGGCGTCATCACCCGCGAAATGGAGTACATCGCGGCCCGCGAACGGGTTTCGCCGGAATTCGTGCGCGACGAGGTCGCCCGCGGCCGCGCGGTGATCCCCGCCAACCGCAAGCACCCCGAGACCGAGCCGATGATCATCGGCAAGAACTTCCTGGTGAAGATCAACGCCAACATGGGCAACTCGGCCGTCTGGTCGTCGGTCGAGGAAGAGGTCGACAAGATGGTGTGGGCCACCCGCTGGGGCGCCGACACGATCATGGACCTCTCCACCGGCAAGCGGATCCACGAGACGCGCGAGTGGATCATCCGCAACTCGCCGGTCCCGGTCGGCACCGTGCCGATCTACCAGGCGCTGGAAAAGGTCGACGGCGAACCGGAAAAGCTGTCGTGGGAGGTGTACCGCGACACCATCATCGAGCAGTGCGAGCAGGGTGTCGACTACGTCACCGTGCACGCCGGCGTGCTGCTGCGCTACATCCCGCTGACCGCGCGGCGCGTCACCGGCATCGTCAGCCGCGGCGGGTCGATCATGGCCGCCTGGTGCCTCGCGCACCACCAAGAGTCCTTTTTGTACACGCACTTCGAGGAACTCTGCGAGATCCTCCGGCAGTACGACGTCACGTTCTCCCTGGGCGACGGCCTGCGTCCGGGCTCGATCGCCGACGCCAACGACCGCGCCCAGTTCGCCGAGCTGGAAACCCTCGGTGAGCTGACGCACATCGCGCGTTCGCACGACGTCCAGGTGATGATCGAGGGCCCCGGTCACGTGCCGATGCACAAGATCAAGGAGAACGTGGAGCTCGAGGAAAAGCTGTGCGGTGAAGCGCCGTTCTACACCCTCGGCCCGCTCGCGACGGACATCGCCCCGGCGTACGACCACATCACGTCGGCCATCGGCGCGGCGCAGATCGGCTGGTACGGCACGGCGATGCTGTGTTACGTGACGCCGAAGGAGCACCTGGGCCTGCCCAACCGCGACGACGTCAAAACGGGCGTGATCACGTACAAGATCGCCGCGCACGCCGCGGACCTGGCCAAGGGGCACAAGTACGCGCAGGAGTGGGACGACGAGCTGTCCAAGGCGCGCTTCGAGTTCCGCTGGAACGACCAGTTCAACCTGTCGCTGGACCCGGACACCGCACGCTCGTTCCACGACGAAACGCTGCCCGCCGAGCCGGCCAAGACCGCGCACTTCTGCTCGATGTGCGGCCCGAAGTTCTGCTCGATGCGGATCACGCAGGACGTCCGCAAGTACGCCGAAGAGCACGGTCTGTCCACTGTGGAGGCCATCGAGGCCGGCATGGCTTCGAAGTCGGCGGAGTTCACCGAGTCCGGCGGCCAGGTGTACCTGCCGGTGGTGCAGCCGTGA
- the thiD gene encoding bifunctional hydroxymethylpyrimidine kinase/phosphomethylpyrimidine kinase produces the protein MTPRTALTIAGSDSGGGAGIQADLRTFFAHGVHGLVALTAVTVQNSLGVQGFTEIPADVVTAQIKAVASDMGVNAAKTGMLATAEIIRSVAKTLDEVEVGPFVVDPVAASMTGDPLLREDALEAIRTELFPRATLITPNLDEVRLLTGVSVVDPASQRSAAEALLEFGSQWVLVKGGHMTGTADCVDLLSDGREFISLSGPRYETENTHGGGDTLASAITASLAKGASVPDAVAAGKKFIERCVAEAYPLGAGVGPVSPFWVLNP, from the coding sequence GTGACACCGAGGACCGCCCTCACCATCGCCGGATCGGACTCCGGCGGTGGTGCGGGCATCCAGGCCGACCTGCGGACCTTCTTCGCGCACGGGGTACACGGGCTCGTCGCGCTGACGGCGGTCACCGTGCAGAACTCGCTGGGCGTGCAGGGTTTCACGGAGATCCCGGCCGACGTCGTCACCGCGCAGATCAAGGCCGTGGCGTCGGACATGGGTGTCAACGCCGCGAAGACGGGCATGCTGGCGACGGCCGAGATCATCCGCTCGGTGGCGAAGACCCTGGACGAGGTCGAGGTCGGGCCGTTCGTGGTCGACCCGGTCGCGGCCTCGATGACGGGTGACCCGCTGCTGCGAGAGGACGCCCTGGAGGCGATCCGCACGGAGTTGTTCCCGCGCGCGACGCTGATCACGCCGAACCTCGACGAGGTCCGGCTGCTGACGGGCGTTTCGGTCGTGGACCCGGCTTCGCAGCGTTCGGCCGCCGAAGCCCTGCTGGAGTTCGGCTCGCAGTGGGTCCTGGTCAAGGGTGGCCACATGACGGGCACCGCGGACTGCGTGGACCTGCTCTCGGACGGCCGGGAGTTCATCTCCCTCAGCGGGCCGCGCTACGAGACGGAGAACACCCACGGCGGCGGCGACACCTTGGCGTCGGCGATCACGGCGTCGCTCGCGAAGGGCGCTTCGGTACCGGACGCCGTGGCGGCGGGGAAGAAGTTCATCGAGCGGTGCGTGGCGGAGGCCTATCCGCTGGGCGCCGGCGTGGGGCCGGTCTCGCCGTTCTGGGTGCTGAACCCGTAA